In Mycobacterium sp. 050128, one genomic interval encodes:
- a CDS encoding methylated-DNA--[protein]-cysteine S-methyltransferase: protein MIQYRTIDSPIGLLTLAGHGSVLTNLRMVDQTYEPGRADWSPDPAAFGAAVEQLVAYFAGQLTTFDIELDLRGTEFQRRVWKALLTVPYGETRSYGEIAEQIGAPGAARAVGLANGHNPIAIVVPCHRVIGANGSLTGFGGGLGRKRTLLELENQRSTLTLFD, encoded by the coding sequence ATGATCCAGTACCGCACCATCGACAGCCCCATCGGGCTGCTGACCCTGGCCGGCCACGGCTCGGTGTTGACCAATCTGCGGATGGTCGATCAGACCTATGAACCGGGTCGCGCCGACTGGTCGCCAGATCCGGCAGCGTTCGGCGCGGCCGTCGAACAATTAGTGGCGTACTTCGCCGGCCAGCTCACGACTTTCGACATTGAACTCGACCTGAGGGGCACCGAATTTCAGCGCCGCGTCTGGAAAGCGCTGCTGACGGTTCCCTATGGAGAGACCCGTTCGTATGGAGAAATCGCCGAACAGATCGGGGCCCCGGGCGCCGCACGTGCGGTCGGACTGGCCAACGGTCACAATCCGATCGCGATCGTCGTACCATGCCATCGCGTCATCGGCGCCAATGGCAGCCTGACCGGCTTCGGCGGCGGGCTCGGCCGCAAGCGCACATTGCTCGAATTGGAAAATCAGCGGTCGACTTTAACGCTATTCGACTAA
- a CDS encoding LysR family transcriptional regulator has protein sequence MADGDYEWFLTLAELQHVTAAAQQLHIAQPTLTRMLARLERRLGVQLFDRHGRRLTLSTYGRIFYQHARRAQLELDSARREIADLSNPAAGEIRLGFLSSFGSIVVPRLIAAFTEVSPRVTFSLEEGAAESISDRVLEGYIDVAVVSPRPQRPTLAWRSLFRQRLGVAVPRDHRLSGATAVSMTDLADEPFITMHPGFGMRQLLDELCAAAQFQPRIVLESANLTTNAGLVAAGLGISLTPIDGSEHAPGVCILHLADADGYRDIGMIWDSSRPLSRAARDFIASAATA, from the coding sequence ATGGCCGATGGCGACTACGAGTGGTTCCTCACACTTGCCGAGCTGCAACACGTAACGGCGGCGGCCCAACAACTGCATATCGCGCAGCCGACGCTGACGCGGATGCTGGCACGCCTGGAACGCCGGCTCGGGGTGCAGCTATTCGATCGCCACGGCCGCCGCCTCACCCTGAGCACCTACGGCCGGATCTTCTACCAGCACGCGCGCCGGGCGCAGTTGGAGCTCGATTCGGCCCGACGCGAAATCGCGGACCTGAGCAACCCCGCGGCCGGTGAGATCCGGCTGGGGTTCTTGAGTTCGTTCGGATCGATCGTCGTGCCGCGGTTGATCGCCGCGTTCACCGAGGTGTCGCCGCGCGTGACATTCTCGCTCGAGGAGGGCGCGGCCGAGTCGATCAGTGATCGCGTGTTGGAGGGCTATATCGACGTCGCGGTGGTATCGCCGCGACCACAGAGGCCAACCTTGGCCTGGCGCAGCCTGTTTCGTCAGCGCCTGGGCGTCGCGGTGCCCCGCGACCATCGGCTGTCGGGCGCGACGGCGGTGTCGATGACGGATCTCGCCGACGAGCCGTTCATCACCATGCATCCGGGATTCGGCATGCGACAGCTGCTCGATGAGCTTTGTGCCGCAGCACAATTCCAGCCACGCATCGTCCTGGAATCGGCGAACCTGACCACCAACGCCGGGCTGGTGGCCGCCGGCCTGGGCATCAGCCTGACACCGATCGACGGCAGCGAGCATGCGCCCGGGGTCTGCATACTGCACCTGGCCGACGCGGACGGCTACCGCGACATCGGGATGATCTGGGACTCGTCGCGGCCGTTGTCGCGTGCCGCCCGGGATTTCATCGCATCCGCCGCGACGGCTTAG
- the mce gene encoding methylmalonyl-CoA epimerase, with translation MMTTDQVDARQILATSLVTAIDHVGIAVADLDAAIAWYHDTLGMVLVHEEINEDQGIREAMIAVRDGEPGTAQIQLMAPIDESSTIAKFLDKRGPGIQQMAIRVSDLDALCEHLESQGVRLVYEAPRRGTANSRINFIHPKDAGGVLMELVEPAS, from the coding sequence GTGATGACGACCGATCAAGTTGACGCCCGTCAGATCCTGGCCACCTCGTTGGTGACTGCGATCGATCACGTCGGCATCGCCGTCGCCGACCTCGATGCCGCCATCGCCTGGTACCACGACACCCTCGGCATGGTCTTGGTGCACGAGGAAATCAACGAGGACCAGGGAATCCGCGAAGCCATGATCGCCGTGCGGGACGGCGAACCCGGCACGGCGCAGATCCAGTTGATGGCCCCGATCGACGAGTCCTCGACGATCGCCAAATTCCTGGACAAGCGCGGACCGGGCATCCAGCAGATGGCGATCCGAGTCAGCGATTTGGACGCTCTCTGCGAGCACCTGGAGTCGCAGGGTGTTCGGCTCGTCTACGAGGCCCCGCGTCGCGGCACAGCGAACTCGCGGATCAACTTCATCCACCCCAAGGACGCCGGCGGCGTACTGATGGAGTTGGTCGAGCCGGCTTCCTAG
- a CDS encoding acetyl-CoA C-acetyltransferase, protein MTTSVIVAGARTPIGKLMGSLKDFSASDLGAIAISGALEKANVPASAVQYVIMGQVLTAGAGQMPARQAAVAAGIGWDVPALSINKMCLSGIDAIALADQLIRAGEFDVVVAGGQESMTRAPHLLMDSRAGYKYGDVTVLDHMAYDGLHDVFTDQPMGALTEQRNDVDKFTRAEQDEFAARSHQKAAAAWKDGVFTDEVVPVNIPQRKGDPLQFTEDEGIRANTTAESLAGLKPAFRSDGTITAGSASQISDGAAAVVVMSKDKAQEMGLSWLAEIGAHGVVAGPDSTLQSQPANAIKKALGREGITADQLDVVEINEAFSAVALASTRELGIDPEIVNVNGGAIAVGHPIGMSGARITLHVALELARRGSGYGVAALCGAGGQGDALILRAG, encoded by the coding sequence ATGACGACATCGGTGATCGTTGCTGGAGCACGGACCCCGATCGGCAAGTTGATGGGCTCGCTGAAGGATTTCTCGGCCAGCGATTTGGGTGCGATCGCGATCTCCGGTGCGCTGGAGAAGGCCAACGTGCCCGCCTCCGCGGTGCAGTACGTGATCATGGGCCAGGTGTTGACCGCCGGCGCCGGCCAGATGCCCGCCCGCCAGGCCGCGGTGGCTGCCGGCATCGGCTGGGACGTCCCGGCGCTGAGCATCAACAAGATGTGCCTGTCCGGCATCGACGCCATTGCACTGGCTGATCAGCTGATTCGGGCCGGGGAGTTCGACGTCGTGGTGGCCGGTGGCCAGGAGTCCATGACCAGGGCCCCGCACCTGCTGATGGACAGCCGTGCGGGCTACAAGTACGGCGACGTGACGGTGCTCGACCACATGGCCTACGACGGCCTGCACGACGTGTTCACCGACCAGCCGATGGGGGCGTTGACCGAGCAGCGCAACGACGTCGACAAGTTCACCCGCGCCGAGCAGGACGAGTTCGCTGCACGGTCGCATCAAAAGGCGGCCGCGGCGTGGAAGGACGGCGTCTTCACCGACGAAGTGGTGCCGGTGAACATCCCGCAGCGCAAAGGCGATCCGTTGCAGTTCACCGAGGACGAGGGCATCCGGGCAAACACCACTGCCGAGTCGTTGGCCGGCCTGAAACCGGCCTTCCGCAGTGACGGCACCATCACCGCCGGCTCGGCGTCGCAGATCTCGGACGGGGCCGCCGCGGTCGTGGTGATGAGCAAGGACAAGGCGCAGGAGATGGGTCTGTCGTGGCTGGCGGAGATCGGCGCTCACGGAGTCGTGGCCGGGCCCGATTCGACGCTGCAGTCCCAGCCCGCCAATGCCATCAAGAAGGCACTCGGCCGCGAGGGCATCACGGCTGACCAGCTCGATGTGGTCGAGATCAACGAGGCGTTCTCGGCGGTGGCACTGGCTTCCACGCGTGAACTCGGGATCGACCCCGAGATCGTCAACGTCAACGGCGGTGCGATCGCGGTGGGACATCCGATCGGCATGTCAGGCGCCCGGATCACGCTGCACGTGGCCCTGGAATTGGCGCGGCGCGGTTCGGGTTATGGCGTCGCGGCGCTGTGCGGCGCCGGGGGCCAGGGCGACGCACTGATTCTGCGGGCTGGCTAA
- a CDS encoding co-chaperone YbbN: MTRPRSSIGPALAGAVDLSGLKQRAQQSPSAAGAAGRPTPAGPGTTEVNEANFEAEVLIRSDEVPVVVALWSPRSEACVELVDTLSGLAAADGGKWALATVNVDVAPRVAQIFGVEAVPTVVALAAGQPLSSFQGSQPADQLRRWLDQLLSATAGKLKGATGSEDEAEVDPALAQARQQLEAGDFEAAKQSYQVLLDANPDSVEAKGAIRQIDFLTRATTQRPDAVTVADAAPGDIEAAFAAADVEILNQDVTAAFERLTALVRSTSGDERTRVRTRLIELFELFDPADPEVIAGRRNLANALY; encoded by the coding sequence GTGACGCGTCCGAGATCCTCGATCGGGCCCGCCCTCGCCGGTGCGGTCGACCTGTCCGGTCTAAAGCAACGTGCCCAGCAGAGCCCTTCGGCCGCTGGTGCCGCGGGTCGGCCGACGCCGGCGGGGCCGGGGACCACCGAGGTCAATGAGGCCAATTTCGAAGCCGAGGTGCTGATCCGCTCGGACGAAGTGCCCGTGGTGGTCGCCCTGTGGTCGCCGCGCAGCGAGGCCTGCGTCGAGCTGGTCGACACGCTGTCCGGTCTGGCCGCCGCGGACGGTGGCAAATGGGCGCTGGCGACCGTCAACGTCGATGTGGCGCCACGGGTGGCCCAGATCTTCGGTGTCGAAGCCGTTCCCACCGTCGTGGCCCTGGCGGCCGGCCAGCCGCTGTCCAGCTTCCAAGGTTCGCAGCCCGCCGATCAGTTGCGCCGTTGGCTCGACCAGCTGCTGTCGGCGACGGCCGGAAAGCTCAAGGGCGCAACCGGTTCCGAGGACGAGGCCGAGGTCGACCCGGCCTTGGCCCAGGCTCGCCAGCAGCTGGAGGCCGGTGACTTCGAGGCGGCCAAGCAGTCCTACCAGGTGCTGCTGGACGCCAATCCGGACAGCGTCGAGGCCAAGGGTGCGATCCGTCAGATCGACTTCCTCACGCGCGCAACCACACAGCGTCCCGACGCGGTGACCGTCGCGGATGCCGCTCCGGGTGACATCGAGGCGGCCTTCGCGGCCGCGGACGTGGAGATCCTCAACCAGGACGTCACCGCGGCATTCGAGCGCTTGACGGCGTTGGTACGCAGCACATCCGGCGATGAGCGCACCCGAGTCCGAACCCGGCTGATCGAGTTGTTCGAACTCTTCGATCCCGCCGATCCTGAGGTCATCGCCGGTCGTCGAAACCTCGCCAACGCGCTCTACTGA
- a CDS encoding adenylate/guanylate cyclase domain-containing protein, translating into MSANKSMAQRLGRVLERVTRQSGRLQETPAYGSFLLGRVSESQARRRVRIQLILTTFILATNLIGIGVAVLLLAVALPSPSIFTDAPGWITWAVGPGYIAVALALGTFWITHRTTAALRWAIEERAPTLNDERNTFLVPFWLAMGVLVLWGVGTALLTTLYGLVNSLFIPIVGFSVSFCGILVATACYLFTEFALRPVAAQALEAGRVPQRLAPGIMGRTLTVWLLGSGVPVLGIALIAFFALVLRNLTETQLSVAVLIVSTATLIFGFILMWILSWLTATPVRVVRAALKRVEQGDLRGDLVVFDGTELGELQRGFNSMVDGLRERERVRDLFGRHVGREVALAAERDKPKLGGEERHVAVVFIDIVGSTQLVTSQPPTEVVQLLNRFFAIVVEEVDRHHGLVNKFEGDASLAIFGAPNHLDCPEDEALAAARAICERLTNEISELEAGIGVAAGQVVAGNVGAKERFEYTVIGEPVNEAARLCELAKSHPGRLLATADTVHGASESESARWSLGETVTLRGHDHPTRLASPRRGE; encoded by the coding sequence ATGTCGGCGAACAAGAGCATGGCGCAACGCTTGGGACGGGTGCTCGAAAGGGTCACCCGTCAGAGCGGCCGGTTGCAGGAGACACCCGCCTACGGTTCCTTTTTGCTCGGCCGGGTGAGCGAGAGCCAGGCCCGTCGGCGGGTGCGCATTCAGCTCATCCTGACCACCTTCATCCTTGCGACGAACCTGATCGGGATCGGTGTTGCGGTGCTGCTGCTGGCCGTCGCCCTCCCGTCGCCCAGCATCTTTACCGACGCGCCGGGCTGGATCACCTGGGCCGTCGGGCCCGGATACATCGCCGTCGCGCTGGCGCTCGGCACCTTCTGGATCACCCACCGGACGACGGCCGCGCTGCGGTGGGCGATCGAGGAGCGCGCGCCCACGCTCAACGACGAACGCAACACCTTCCTGGTCCCGTTCTGGCTGGCGATGGGGGTGCTGGTGCTGTGGGGCGTCGGAACCGCGTTGCTGACGACGCTCTACGGATTGGTCAACAGCCTGTTCATCCCGATCGTGGGCTTCTCGGTGAGCTTCTGCGGCATTTTGGTGGCCACCGCGTGCTATCTATTCACCGAGTTCGCCTTACGACCGGTCGCCGCCCAGGCCTTGGAGGCCGGCCGCGTACCGCAGCGGCTGGCGCCGGGCATCATGGGCCGCACGCTGACCGTGTGGCTGCTCGGTTCCGGCGTGCCGGTGCTCGGCATCGCGCTGATCGCGTTCTTCGCGCTGGTGCTGCGCAATCTGACCGAGACCCAACTCAGCGTCGCGGTGCTGATCGTCTCGACCGCGACGCTGATCTTCGGCTTCATCCTGATGTGGATCCTGTCCTGGCTGACGGCGACACCGGTGCGGGTGGTGCGCGCGGCCCTCAAGCGCGTCGAGCAGGGCGACCTGCGGGGTGACCTGGTGGTGTTCGACGGCACCGAACTCGGCGAGCTGCAACGCGGCTTCAACTCCATGGTCGACGGCCTGCGCGAGCGCGAGCGCGTACGCGATCTCTTCGGCCGGCATGTCGGTAGGGAAGTCGCTCTGGCCGCCGAGCGTGACAAACCCAAACTCGGCGGCGAAGAGCGCCACGTCGCGGTCGTGTTCATCGACATCGTCGGCTCCACGCAATTGGTGACCAGTCAGCCCCCGACCGAGGTGGTGCAGCTGCTCAACCGGTTCTTCGCGATCGTCGTCGAGGAAGTCGACCGACACCACGGCCTGGTCAACAAGTTCGAAGGCGACGCGTCGCTGGCCATCTTCGGCGCTCCAAACCACCTCGACTGTCCCGAAGACGAGGCGCTGGCCGCGGCGCGCGCGATCTGCGAGCGGCTGACCAACGAAATATCCGAACTCGAGGCCGGTATCGGGGTGGCAGCCGGCCAGGTCGTCGCGGGCAATGTCGGAGCCAAGGAACGGTTCGAATACACCGTGATCGGCGAACCGGTCAACGAGGCGGCCCGGCTGTGCGAGCTGGCCAAGTCGCACCCGGGTAGATTGTTGGCGACCGCGGACACTGTCCACGGTGCGAGCGAAAGCGAAAGTGCCCGTTGGTCTTTGGGTGAGACTGTGACACTGCGTGGACACGATCACCCCACCCGGCTGGCCTCGCCCCGACGCGGCGAGTAG
- the nucS gene encoding endonuclease NucS: MRLVIAQCTVDYVGRLTAHLPSARRLLLFKADGSVSVHADDRAYKPLNWMSPPCWLTEEVIGEAPVWVVENKAGEQLRITVEEVEHDSSHDLGVDPGLVKDGVEAHLQALLAEHVQLLGEGYTLVRREYMTAIGPVDLLCRDAHGGSVAVEIKRRGEIDGVEQLTRYLELLNRDSVLAPVKGVFAAQQIKPQARTLATDRGIRCLTLDYDRMRGMDSDEYRLF; this comes from the coding sequence GTGCGTCTAGTGATCGCCCAGTGCACCGTCGACTACGTTGGCCGGCTCACCGCACATCTGCCGTCGGCGCGCAGATTGTTGCTCTTCAAGGCGGATGGGTCGGTCAGCGTGCACGCCGACGACCGCGCCTACAAGCCGTTGAACTGGATGAGTCCGCCGTGCTGGTTGACCGAAGAGGTCATCGGCGAGGCGCCGGTATGGGTGGTGGAGAACAAGGCGGGCGAACAGCTGCGCATCACCGTCGAAGAGGTCGAGCACGACTCCAGCCACGATTTGGGCGTCGACCCCGGGCTGGTCAAGGACGGCGTCGAGGCGCATCTGCAGGCGCTGCTCGCCGAACACGTCCAGCTGCTGGGCGAGGGATATACGTTGGTGCGCCGCGAATACATGACGGCGATCGGCCCGGTCGATCTGTTGTGCCGTGACGCCCACGGTGGCTCGGTGGCCGTGGAGATCAAACGGCGCGGCGAGATCGACGGCGTGGAGCAGCTGACCCGCTACCTCGAATTGCTGAATCGCGACAGCGTGCTGGCTCCGGTCAAAGGCGTGTTCGCCGCGCAGCAGATTAAGCCTCAGGCGCGAACTTTAGCCACCGACCGCGGGATTCGTTGTCTCACATTGGATTACGACAGAATGCGGGGAATGGACAGCGACGAGTACCGGCTGTTCTGA
- a CDS encoding PIG-L deacetylase family protein, protein MATLVAFHAHPDDEVVLTGGTLAAAVAAGHRVVLVTATDGRVNDEDDGTRMDELLTSASVLGVHRVECLGYADSGYGPIFYPDPPGRIRFARAEVEAAARRLATILRDEDAQLLLSYQPNGGYGHRDHVQVHHVGKRAAELAATPRVLEVTMPRELLRRVSNVLRLLRLPAPYDADTLRTAYAPQATITHRIDVRRFARQKRDAFAAHRSQIGGGLNARLFGLVMLLPPQVFGLMMSHEWFVDPGAHPGTVRRDIFDH, encoded by the coding sequence GTGGCAACCCTCGTCGCCTTTCACGCGCATCCAGACGACGAGGTGGTCCTCACCGGCGGCACGCTCGCCGCGGCGGTGGCTGCGGGGCATCGGGTAGTCCTGGTGACCGCGACCGACGGACGGGTGAACGACGAGGACGATGGCACCCGAATGGATGAATTACTGACGAGTGCAAGCGTTCTCGGTGTGCACCGCGTCGAGTGCCTCGGCTACGCCGACAGTGGCTACGGGCCGATCTTCTACCCCGATCCACCCGGCCGGATCAGGTTCGCGAGGGCCGAGGTCGAAGCGGCGGCGCGGCGACTGGCCACCATCCTGCGCGACGAGGACGCACAACTGCTGCTGAGCTATCAGCCCAACGGCGGATACGGACACCGGGATCATGTGCAGGTCCATCACGTCGGCAAGCGTGCCGCCGAGTTGGCCGCGACCCCGCGGGTCCTCGAAGTCACGATGCCACGCGAATTGCTGCGCCGCGTCTCCAATGTGCTTCGCTTGCTGCGACTTCCGGCACCATACGATGCCGACACGCTGCGCACCGCGTACGCGCCGCAAGCCACGATCACCCACCGCATCGACGTGCGGCGGTTCGCCCGGCAAAAGCGGGATGCCTTCGCCGCCCATCGCTCGCAGATCGGCGGCGGACTCAACGCGCGCTTGTTCGGACTGGTGATGCTGTTGCCACCGCAAGTGTTCGGACTGATGATGAGCCACGAATGGTTCGTCGATCCGGGCGCCCACCCGGGGACCGTGCGCCGCGATATCTTCGACCACTAG
- a CDS encoding MFS transporter, translating to MPQLTATPRAHQAGSRGYRRITAALVGAGLASFAAMYCTQALLPALSAYYRISPATSALTVSLTTGMLALSIVPASVLSERYGRITVMLISGVASSVIGLLLPFSPTLAVLLVGRAAQGVALAGIPAVAMAFLAEEVHASSLGSAMGRYIAGTTIGGCAGRIVPALVLEVSSWRIALLVCSLTTLAATVVFALLVPKSQFFAPKPASLRATTQSLLTHLRNPLLLKLFVLAFTLMGGFVTVYNYLGYRLAAAPLELKPSVVGLLFLLYLVGTWTSVVAGRLADRRGRVLVLGGALPITVTGLLMTLPDALPVIVVGTGVFTGGFFAAHAVASGWVGAVARRDRAEASALYLFSYYLGGSVAGAVGGLVYSVGGWRATVWFVGTLLILALLLVASLVRAAVPVRVRSLS from the coding sequence ATGCCCCAGCTCACCGCGACTCCCCGCGCGCACCAAGCCGGCAGCCGCGGCTACCGGCGTATCACCGCGGCGCTGGTCGGCGCCGGTCTGGCCAGTTTCGCCGCCATGTATTGCACTCAGGCGCTGCTTCCCGCGCTGTCGGCGTACTACAGGATCTCCCCGGCCACGTCGGCGCTGACGGTCTCGCTCACCACCGGAATGCTGGCCTTGTCCATCGTCCCGGCCAGCGTGCTCTCGGAACGGTATGGGCGAATCACCGTGATGCTGATCTCGGGGGTCGCCTCCAGCGTGATCGGGTTACTGCTGCCGTTCAGCCCCACGCTCGCTGTGCTGCTGGTCGGGCGGGCGGCCCAAGGCGTCGCGCTCGCCGGGATTCCCGCGGTCGCGATGGCGTTTCTGGCCGAGGAGGTGCACGCGTCGTCGCTGGGATCGGCGATGGGGCGCTACATCGCCGGGACGACGATCGGTGGCTGCGCGGGACGGATCGTCCCGGCGCTGGTGCTCGAGGTCAGCAGCTGGCGGATCGCGCTGTTGGTGTGTTCGTTGACGACGTTGGCCGCGACGGTGGTATTCGCCTTGCTGGTGCCGAAGTCACAGTTCTTTGCCCCGAAGCCGGCGAGCCTCCGGGCGACCACCCAGAGTCTGCTGACACATCTGCGAAACCCATTGTTGCTGAAGCTTTTTGTCCTGGCTTTCACGCTGATGGGCGGATTCGTCACCGTGTACAACTACCTCGGCTATCGGCTGGCGGCCGCGCCGTTGGAGTTGAAGCCGTCGGTGGTGGGCCTGCTGTTCCTGCTGTACCTGGTGGGCACCTGGACGTCGGTCGTGGCGGGACGGCTCGCCGATCGCCGGGGGCGCGTGCTCGTGCTGGGTGGCGCCCTGCCGATCACCGTGACGGGGCTGCTGATGACACTGCCCGATGCGCTGCCCGTGATCGTCGTCGGGACCGGCGTGTTCACCGGCGGGTTCTTCGCCGCGCACGCGGTGGCCAGCGGTTGGGTGGGGGCCGTGGCACGCCGCGATCGCGCCGAGGCCTCCGCGCTGTACCTGTTCAGCTACTACCTGGGCGGATCGGTGGCCGGGGCGGTGGGTGGGCTGGTCTACAGCGTGGGCGGCTGGCGGGCCACCGTCTGGTTTGTGGGAACGCTGCTGATCCTCGCCCTGCTACTGGTGGCATCGTTGGTGAGAGCGGCTGTGCCGGTGCGAGTTCGCAGTCTTTCCTAG
- a CDS encoding DNA-3-methyladenine glycosylase 2 family protein, giving the protein MHDDFERCYRAVQSKDARFDGWFVTAVLTTRIYCRPSCPVRPPFARNVRFYPTAAAAQRAGFRACKRCRPDASPGSPEWNVRGDVVARAMRLIADGTVDRDGVGGLAAHLGYTTRQLERLLQAEVGAGPLALARAQRSQTARLLIETTDLPLGDVAFAAGFSSIRQFNDTVRLVFESTPTDLRKRAAARLGSLRAGATSPGTVCLRLPVRTPFAYEGVFGHLAAGAVPGCEEVRDGAYRRSLRLPAGNAVVALTPAVDHVRCLLVLDDFRDLTTAIARCRRLLDLDADPEAIVDTLSRDPLLAPVVAKAPGQRIPRAVDEAELAVRAVLGQQVSTKAARTHVGRLVRAYGPAVHDPEGALTHAFPSIEQLSEIDPIHLAVPKSRQRTMTALVAGLLDGSVVLDAGSDWDSARTQLLALPGVGPWTAEVIAMRGLGDPDAFPVSDLGLQLAAKQLGLPTNQRKLIEHSAHWRPWRSYATQHLWTTLEHPVNQWPPQEAA; this is encoded by the coding sequence GTGCACGACGATTTCGAACGCTGTTACCGGGCGGTCCAGTCCAAGGACGCCCGGTTCGACGGCTGGTTCGTCACCGCGGTGCTTACCACCCGCATCTACTGCCGGCCCAGCTGCCCGGTGCGCCCGCCGTTCGCGCGCAACGTGCGCTTTTATCCGACCGCGGCGGCCGCGCAGCGGGCAGGTTTCCGCGCGTGCAAACGATGCCGCCCCGACGCCTCGCCGGGGTCGCCCGAATGGAATGTGCGCGGCGACGTCGTGGCACGGGCCATGCGGCTCATCGCCGACGGAACGGTGGACCGCGACGGAGTGGGCGGTCTGGCCGCCCACCTTGGGTACACGACGCGGCAGCTGGAGCGGCTGTTGCAGGCCGAGGTCGGCGCCGGACCGCTCGCGCTGGCGCGCGCGCAACGAAGCCAGACCGCCCGGCTGTTGATCGAGACGACCGACCTACCGCTCGGCGATGTGGCGTTCGCCGCCGGCTTTTCCAGCATCCGCCAGTTCAACGACACCGTGCGCCTGGTGTTCGAAAGCACGCCGACCGACTTGCGCAAGCGCGCGGCGGCCCGGTTAGGGTCCTTGAGAGCCGGAGCGACTTCGCCTGGGACAGTGTGCCTTCGGCTGCCGGTGCGCACTCCCTTCGCCTACGAGGGCGTCTTCGGACATCTGGCCGCGGGCGCCGTTCCCGGCTGCGAGGAAGTGCGCGACGGTGCCTACCGGCGCAGCCTTCGGCTTCCGGCCGGCAACGCCGTGGTCGCGCTGACGCCGGCCGTCGATCACGTCCGCTGTCTGCTCGTGCTCGACGACTTCCGCGATCTCACGACCGCGATCGCCCGCTGCCGGCGGCTGCTCGACCTCGACGCCGATCCGGAAGCGATCGTGGACACCCTGAGTCGCGACCCGCTGCTGGCTCCCGTCGTGGCCAAGGCGCCGGGACAACGCATTCCGCGCGCGGTCGACGAGGCCGAACTCGCGGTGCGCGCGGTGCTCGGTCAGCAGGTCTCGACCAAGGCCGCACGCACCCACGTCGGCCGGTTGGTCAGGGCGTACGGGCCGGCAGTCCACGATCCCGAGGGCGCACTGACGCATGCCTTCCCGTCGATCGAGCAGCTCTCCGAGATCGATCCCATCCATCTGGCGGTGCCCAAGTCGCGACAACGGACGATGACGGCGCTGGTCGCCGGGCTCCTCGATGGCAGTGTGGTCCTGGACGCCGGAAGCGATTGGGACAGCGCACGTACTCAGCTGCTGGCCCTGCCGGGGGTGGGCCCGTGGACCGCCGAGGTGATAGCGATGCGTGGCCTTGGCGACCCGGACGCGTTTCCCGTCAGCGACCTTGGGCTCCAACTCGCCGCCAAGCAGCTGGGCCTGCCGACGAATCAACGCAAACTCATTGAGCACAGCGCACATTGGCGCCCCTGGCGCTCGTACGCCACCCAGCATTTGTGGACCACGCTCGAGCACCCGGTGAACCAATGGCCGCCACAGGAGGCCGCATGA